TTACCTTCATCGGAGGGTGCTCAGCCCAGCCAAGCGCCATTAGGAGGAAGCTCCCCAGGTTCAGGCGCTTGCCAAGGGTCGCGACGCCGGTCACCCGAGCCAGGAGGTCGAATTCGCGCATGCCTGCTTCCGCGTCCGGCGAGGTCCAGAGCCCTTCGACGGCCGACAGCGCTGCGTCGGGATCGCTCTCTACCCAACTCGTCCAGTCAGCCTTCAGCCGCCAGCTCACGAGGTTCTGAGCGGGGCTATCGAGTTCGCCGGTCACCCGGTCGAGAAGGTCCGCACTGTTACGGCCGAGGTCTCGGCGAAGCGCCGCCAAGCGTTCGCCTGCATCCACCTTGTAGTTGCGCTCCCACTCGTCGAAGTCCGGATGCGCGTGGAAGCGCTCCGCCCACTTCAGATACTCCGACCATCCGTCGCTTCGTTCGGGCTCGTCCGCGTTTTCGGTGTCCAGTTGGACCAGATTGTCGAGCAGGGGCCGCGTTGCCGCGGCCGCCTCGACAACCGCCGCGCGGACGTCGAGGTCAGCAAGCTCAGACCGTGTGAACCAGCGGGCGTAGATGAGCTCGCCAGGCATCCCACCTACAAAGCCGAGGTCGTCGCCGCGTTTGGAACCGCGTGCCCCGATCAGCCGGTACCCGGGGAGCCCGGCCGCTTCGAACGTGCCAACAATCTGTTCCCAGACCTCTCCTTTGAACCAACCTGGTCTCAGCCCAATGGCCACGCCGCTCGCGTTGAGCCAGAGCCTCACGCCGAGTCCGCCATGGCCCTTCACCGCCCAGTTCGCCCAAAGGTCAGAGCGGGGGCGGTCCTCGCTCCAGTGGCGCGAAAGCCGACTCGGCGCGAGGTCTCGCCCGGCTGCCTCCGAGACGGCTTCGGCGATCTCGGCCGCGATGTACGAGCCCACGCTGACCAGCGCGGCGGCGTTTTGTTCGAGTTCGTCGGGCGCAACCGAATCGACCTCGATGCCGAACGAGCACCGGTCCGCTAGAGACTCGTCGAGGAATACGGGTCGGCGCTGTCCCCACCACGACGCGGTGTTCTCAAACCTGATGAAGTCATCGTCCACCTCGCGGATTCGTTCGATTGCCACGAGGTAGCGCTCAATGGGCACAGTCGGAAGCGGCTCTCCAATGAGGTACGCAAGGAACTCGCCGACACTCCGCCAAAGCACCGGCCACGTGCCGTGGTCTTGCAGTGCCCAGAAGTAGGAGAGGAGGAACGGCGAGCGGCCGGGGGCCGGGTGGTGGCCGGACTTCACCGATTCCACGTAGTCCACGAAACCTTGAAGCTTCTCCCGCGCCTCGGGCAGCCCTGACGGCGCGACAAGTGAGGCCGCTAGTAGTTGAGCGAACTCGGGATGCGCGTCAGACGTCTTGGCAAGCTGGTGGACGAACATCTGCCCCGATGCTCCGTCGAAGGCGAGCGTCTCAGGCTTCCTCGCCCAAAGCTGCAGGGCGGAGGTGAACGCTCCTACATCACCGTCTCCCTGCAGTCTCTGAAGGATCTCCAAGGCTTCGTCGGCGCTCGCGACGAAACCGTCATTCGCGGCTCGCCGGTCGGTCACCTCGCCGGGGTCCGCTTCCCAACGCGACGCGTGGGCTTCATACCATCGGCGTCGTAGCGCGAGCTCAGGGGCCTGCGGTTGGTTCCGTCCGGCCCCCATCGGCGTGCCGTCAACTGACTTCCAGTCCAACCATCCGTTCGCTGAACGACCGAGGAGTACCTCGGCGGCCTGGCTCGGAGAGCTGAACGTGGTGTCTCGCGTCATGCGCAGCCGGGATCCGTCAACCACCAAAATCCCGTCTGCTCGGAGCCGGCTCCGCAACTTGCTGCTGCCAACCGGCATCGATGGCACCTCGCTGGCACGGGCGTAGGCGCCCGCTCGAACAGTGAAGTCAGTGCCGCTCCCCGGGTTGCCGGTGCCCTCAGCGTCAGGCCCTCTGAGGTGAAAGGCTCCCTCTGCGCTGCCGGCCACGTCGCCATCTCCCGCCATCGCTGCTCCCCTAGGTAGCCCCATCCCAGTCGAGCACATCTGGCCGCGTTACGTCTGCGGGGTGCAGATCCCGCCGGCTTGCAGGCGACAGCCCCACCGCTCGGCGCGTACCGCCAGCAGGCCACTCAAGCAGCGGGACCCCATGAGACCAACTCCAACCGGGCGTCTCGGCGTTCGACGGGCCTGACCTCT
This is a stretch of genomic DNA from Acidimicrobiales bacterium. It encodes these proteins:
- a CDS encoding AAA family ATPase → MTDRRAANDGFVASADEALEILQRLQGDGDVGAFTSALQLWARKPETLAFDGASGQMFVHQLAKTSDAHPEFAQLLAASLVAPSGLPEAREKLQGFVDYVESVKSGHHPAPGRSPFLLSYFWALQDHGTWPVLWRSVGEFLAYLIGEPLPTVPIERYLVAIERIREVDDDFIRFENTASWWGQRRPVFLDESLADRCSFGIEVDSVAPDELEQNAAALVSVGSYIAAEIAEAVSEAAGRDLAPSRLSRHWSEDRPRSDLWANWAVKGHGGLGVRLWLNASGVAIGLRPGWFKGEVWEQIVGTFEAAGLPGYRLIGARGSKRGDDLGFVGGMPGELIYARWFTRSELADLDVRAAVVEAAAATRPLLDNLVQLDTENADEPERSDGWSEYLKWAERFHAHPDFDEWERNYKVDAGERLAALRRDLGRNSADLLDRVTGELDSPAQNLVSWRLKADWTSWVESDPDAALSAVEGLWTSPDAEAGMREFDLLARVTGVATLGKRLNLGSFLLMALGWAEHPPMKVTPFRQSWRLIGWQPEPATSSSADLYGFISQFLDELIEASASWSYPLRDRLDAQSVVWTVTRYAGEPPSGWSNEEWSDFCAFVGLDANRDEPDEPEDVESALDPLTVAASELYLDRAFLADIAATLEINNPKSRKQVVFYGPPGTGKTFVAKRLAAALAPGEGERAVVQFHPSTSYEDFFEGYRPKVADGQMTYELVDGPLRLLADAARKAPQRCHVLVIDELNRANVAKVLGELLYLLEYRNEAVRTLYRPNEEFTLPPNLCFIATMNTADRSIALVDAAMRRRFDFIPFFPDRPPIEGLLERWLEEHQGVRWVGGLVAGVNEELRKRLGPTAQLGPSYFMQPDLTQASLAKIWKANIEPLIEDQFYGHDEEIEQFRFAEVVSRYRGAAGANTLDEAEEAEAAALEAGAHQSEPLGSAVPTGGPDGEAGHAAEPGMADAGD